One genomic window of Pseudomonadota bacterium includes the following:
- a CDS encoding energy transducer TonB — protein MLKKKHAIYFFLLLSLLAHLGLFYYYRSWSPEMDLQKLFASTKEPTPISIIELPPEKDSPKKLEKKPINPRFLAEKNRRAEQETQLEKQIPDSGPNRINQPATPPPAPKKSVIARPKPAVKPAPKVQKQVPKVQKQVPKEPQKTAESKRRQPMGKVPISRQSKALQEARRSVSKRETPEVKKSSEAAKKLFPSYDELTQISRESAKKQRASKLPEDIDSGKSIQLNTAQFKFHSYYINLKRKIELVWEYPYLARESGLQGRLLMRFVINRDGSLAEAKVLRSSGFALLDREALRAVRDAAPFPPLPARMNSDRLVVNATFEYLLTYKTIH, from the coding sequence TTGCTTAAAAAAAAACATGCCATTTATTTTTTTCTCCTGCTCTCCCTGCTGGCACATCTGGGGCTTTTCTACTATTACCGTAGCTGGTCCCCTGAAATGGACCTGCAAAAACTTTTTGCTTCAACCAAAGAGCCTACGCCCATAAGCATTATAGAACTGCCACCGGAGAAAGACTCTCCAAAAAAACTCGAAAAAAAACCCATCAATCCCCGCTTCCTGGCCGAAAAAAACCGCCGGGCAGAACAGGAAACCCAACTTGAAAAACAAATTCCTGACTCCGGTCCCAACCGGATAAACCAACCGGCAACCCCACCGCCGGCCCCGAAAAAATCGGTGATTGCACGCCCGAAACCGGCAGTAAAACCAGCACCAAAGGTGCAAAAACAAGTGCCAAAGGTGCAAAAACAAGTACCAAAAGAGCCGCAAAAGACCGCCGAAAGCAAACGACGGCAGCCAATGGGTAAAGTACCGATAAGCCGCCAATCAAAAGCGCTGCAGGAAGCCAGGCGTTCGGTCAGCAAAAGAGAAACTCCAGAAGTAAAAAAATCATCAGAGGCAGCCAAAAAACTGTTCCCCAGCTATGATGAATTGACCCAAATCTCCCGGGAAAGTGCAAAAAAACAACGGGCGAGCAAGCTACCGGAAGACATTGACAGCGGCAAAAGTATTCAGCTGAATACGGCACAGTTCAAGTTCCATTCTTATTACATCAATCTAAAACGGAAGATAGAGCTAGTCTGGGAGTACCCGTATCTGGCCAGGGAATCAGGCCTGCAGGGCAGACTACTGATGAGATTTGTGATCAACCGGGATGGAAGTCTGGCGGAAGCCAAAGTATTACGATCATCTGGATTTGCACTGCTGGATCGGGAAGCCTTAAGGGCGGTTCGAGATGCCGCTCCTTTTCCACCATTACCGGCGCGAATGAACTCTGATCGCCTGGTTGTCAATGCCACCTTTGAATATCTACTTACTTACAAAACTATTCATTGA
- a CDS encoding FmdB family zinc ribbon protein, giving the protein MPIYEYRCEKCQHQFDLLQKITDEPVKECPECGGPVSKLISSTSFILKGSGWYVSDYGKGNGSKNDNGKETGSAGETGAKNEKEKESKPVAKDKAAAA; this is encoded by the coding sequence ATGCCGATATATGAATACCGCTGCGAAAAATGCCAGCACCAGTTTGATCTCTTGCAGAAAATAACCGATGAACCGGTTAAGGAATGTCCTGAATGTGGCGGGCCGGTGAGTAAATTAATTTCATCGACCAGTTTTATTTTAAAGGGGTCGGGCTGGTATGTCAGCGATTATGGCAAGGGCAATGGTAGTAAAAATGACAATGGTAAAGAGACGGGTTCTGCCGGTGAAACAGGAGCCAAAAACGAAAAGGAAAAAGAGAGCAAACCGGTTGCCAAAGATAAAGCTGCCGCAGCATAA
- a CDS encoding DUF167 domain-containing protein has translation MSLWYRESKGRLLFRVQLQPRASMNRVLGIHGDAVKISLTAPPVEGAANKMCREFLAGLLGLPKSRVEQVAGLKSRLKTFAIPEMAPALLRQKLGV, from the coding sequence ATGAGCTTGTGGTATCGGGAAAGTAAGGGTCGGCTGCTGTTTCGGGTGCAGCTTCAACCGCGGGCGTCCATGAATCGTGTTCTCGGCATCCATGGGGATGCGGTAAAAATCAGCCTGACAGCCCCGCCGGTAGAAGGAGCGGCCAACAAAATGTGCCGCGAATTTTTGGCTGGGTTGCTAGGCTTGCCAAAATCTCGGGTGGAACAGGTTGCTGGGCTCAAGTCCAGGTTGAAAACCTTTGCGATTCCGGAGATGGCCCCGGCGCTTTTACGGCAGAAACTGGGGGTATAA
- a CDS encoding YggT family protein has protein sequence MFVLSNLLVGFAKILDIVLSLYMWLIIARAVLSWVNPDPYNAIVRFIYQVTEPVLSRVRRMIPTYGMGMDFSPIIVFLIIMFLQSFLVKSLFDLALRLSG, from the coding sequence ATGTTTGTTTTGAGTAATTTGCTGGTAGGTTTTGCCAAAATTCTGGATATTGTCCTTTCTCTCTATATGTGGCTTATTATTGCCCGAGCGGTACTTTCCTGGGTGAATCCCGATCCTTACAATGCGATTGTCCGGTTCATTTACCAGGTGACGGAACCGGTGCTCTCCAGAGTCAGGAGAATGATCCCCACATATGGGATGGGGATGGATTTTTCCCCGATTATTGTTTTTTTGATCATTATGTTTCTCCAGTCTTTTCTGGTTAAATCGCTATTTGACCTTGCCCTCCGACTTTCCGGCTGA
- the pgeF gene encoding peptidoglycan editing factor PgeF: MKSKLAFGLDGSGAISYFTIDTGLPVWAAFSTRKGGISDPPYATANMAYHVGDDSLRVKENRRLLSVAVTGSEGVPVYTASQVHGCSFLAVDGTMSANELEAQPADSLITAERGILLGMMTADCLPVLLIDRQARAVAAVHAGWRGILARVVPRTMRAMEMNYGVTPADLLVLLGPCIGHCCYQVGEELIKKFAAEPPFAVDHKWHEELSGNYYLDLVRLQVLQLQELGVLPAAIKVANLCTACENFFFSYRREHGITGRQIAVVGLIG; the protein is encoded by the coding sequence ATGAAGAGCAAGTTAGCTTTTGGCCTTGACGGATCAGGAGCCATTTCCTACTTTACCATTGATACCGGTTTGCCGGTTTGGGCTGCTTTTTCTACCAGGAAGGGCGGGATAAGTGATCCTCCCTATGCGACTGCCAACATGGCTTATCATGTGGGTGACGATTCCCTGAGGGTGAAGGAGAATCGCCGCTTGCTGTCGGTCGCTGTGACCGGTAGTGAAGGGGTGCCTGTCTATACCGCCTCCCAGGTTCATGGCTGCAGTTTTCTGGCGGTAGATGGCACAATGTCGGCTAATGAACTGGAAGCTCAGCCGGCGGATTCACTGATAACTGCTGAGCGAGGCATTCTGCTGGGGATGATGACTGCTGACTGCCTGCCGGTTTTACTCATTGACCGGCAGGCTCGGGCAGTTGCTGCTGTCCACGCCGGCTGGCGAGGTATCTTGGCCCGGGTTGTTCCCCGGACAATGAGGGCCATGGAAATGAATTATGGGGTTACCCCAGCGGATTTGTTGGTTTTACTGGGGCCCTGTATCGGTCATTGCTGTTATCAGGTAGGAGAAGAACTTATAAAAAAATTTGCTGCAGAGCCGCCTTTTGCCGTTGACCATAAGTGGCATGAGGAATTGTCCGGCAATTATTATCTGGACCTGGTGCGGTTGCAGGTTTTGCAGCTTCAGGAGCTTGGGGTTTTGCCAGCGGCAATAAAGGTGGCAAACCTGTGTACGGCTTGCGAAAATTTTTTCTTTTCCTATCGCCGGGAGCATGGTATAACGGGCCGGCAAATAGCCGTTGTTGGTTTGATAGGTTGA
- a CDS encoding RluA family pseudouridine synthase, which translates to MTEPVVSQDVLTYTYAGDGKKRLDIFLHEAVDEFSRSRLQTLIREGLVLVDGQARKASFLLTGGEEISLVNPAPTKPHRVFPEAIPLNIFYEDQSLLVLDKPAGLVVHPAAGNWDGTLVNALLHHCHDLAGIGGELRPGIVHRLDRDTSGVLVVAKDDFSHRHLSRQFKQHTIAREYVALVYGRIKQPKGSFASNLGRNPRDRKKMASVMRGGRRAVTHYEVLERLPATTFLRLKLETGRTHQIRVHLSEASHPLVGDQVYGKKGIERQYAGDAQLVFLRNFPRQVLHARLLGFVHPRSGEYLEFTAPVPDDLEDLLCRLRRLDLDRN; encoded by the coding sequence ATGACTGAACCGGTTGTATCCCAGGATGTGCTTACCTACACGTATGCCGGTGACGGCAAAAAAAGGTTAGATATCTTTCTCCATGAGGCAGTAGATGAATTTTCCCGGAGTCGACTGCAGACGCTGATCAGGGAAGGACTTGTGCTGGTGGATGGCCAAGCCAGGAAAGCCTCATTTCTGTTAACTGGAGGTGAAGAGATCAGCCTGGTTAATCCGGCCCCGACAAAGCCTCACCGGGTATTTCCCGAAGCTATCCCCCTGAACATTTTCTATGAAGACCAAAGTTTACTGGTGCTGGATAAGCCGGCGGGACTGGTAGTGCACCCGGCCGCCGGTAACTGGGATGGTACCCTGGTTAATGCACTTTTGCACCATTGCCATGATCTGGCTGGAATCGGGGGAGAGTTGCGCCCGGGTATTGTTCATCGCCTTGATCGGGATACCTCCGGGGTGCTGGTGGTGGCCAAGGATGATTTTTCCCATCGACATTTATCCCGGCAGTTTAAACAGCATACCATCGCCAGGGAATATGTAGCTCTTGTTTATGGTCGGATAAAACAGCCAAAAGGAAGTTTTGCCTCTAATTTGGGACGTAATCCCCGGGACCGGAAAAAAATGGCTTCAGTTATGCGGGGCGGTCGGCGGGCAGTCACTCACTATGAAGTGCTTGAACGGTTACCAGCGACCACCTTTTTACGTCTCAAGCTGGAAACAGGCCGTACTCATCAGATTCGTGTTCACCTGAGCGAAGCATCTCATCCTTTGGTAGGGGATCAGGTCTATGGAAAAAAAGGTATTGAGCGTCAGTATGCCGGCGATGCTCAGCTGGTCTTTTTAAGGAATTTCCCCCGACAAGTTCTGCATGCCAGACTCCTGGGTTTTGTCCATCCACGATCCGGGGAATACCTGGAATTTACTGCCCCGGTTCCTGATGATCTGGAAGATTTACTGTGCAGACTCCGTCGGCTTGACCTGGACAGGAATTAA
- a CDS encoding tetratricopeptide repeat protein, whose product MTEADKIGGYYSEQVKISLGTGATKRQTTGENIFLAKERPDGTVEMCLLNMSGEPTNIREVVEMEEFLRRCKPKKDYIPPSQKLDAGHLRNKAQADKLASRGNLHLKRKEYNSAEFEYDSALKIDEENVKAYYGMGKLHLERGDKEKAQEIFRQLSQIEALFEEDNKHLFNDFGIDLRQNKMYDEAIANYSKALEISAHDHILHFNLARAYIGKEMWSEALVYLEKSLGLKNDFPEAEKLIKMIAAKTSAK is encoded by the coding sequence ATGACTGAAGCTGATAAAATTGGTGGATATTACAGCGAACAGGTAAAAATATCTTTGGGAACCGGAGCTACCAAGCGCCAGACGACTGGGGAGAATATTTTTCTGGCCAAAGAACGACCGGACGGGACAGTGGAAATGTGCCTGCTGAATATGTCCGGGGAACCGACTAATATCAGGGAAGTGGTGGAAATGGAGGAGTTCCTTCGTCGCTGCAAGCCCAAAAAAGATTACATCCCCCCATCCCAGAAACTCGATGCCGGCCATCTGCGAAATAAAGCGCAGGCGGATAAGCTTGCTTCTCGTGGCAACCTGCATCTCAAACGCAAGGAATACAACAGTGCCGAGTTTGAGTATGATTCAGCCTTGAAAATCGATGAGGAAAACGTCAAGGCCTATTACGGTATGGGAAAATTACACCTGGAAAGGGGTGATAAGGAAAAAGCTCAGGAGATATTTCGCCAGCTGTCACAGATAGAAGCTCTTTTTGAAGAGGATAATAAGCATCTTTTCAATGATTTTGGCATAGATTTGCGCCAGAACAAAATGTATGATGAAGCCATTGCCAATTATAGTAAAGCATTGGAAATAAGTGCCCATGATCACATCCTTCATTTCAACCTCGCTCGAGCATATATCGGCAAGGAAATGTGGTCGGAAGCGTTGGTGTATCTGGAAAAGTCCCTGGGATTGAAAAATGATTTCCCGGAGGCCGAAAAACTGATAAAAATGATTGCGGCAAAAACTTCTGCGAAATAA
- a CDS encoding histidine kinase dimerization/phospho-acceptor domain-containing protein, with product MTTPKTTLNQLEEFFQQKNSGNLFQRLEIPSPDDPLYLLCTRINQFLERLSTPAVAKNLHNPLLTTILENAPYGIINIDAHGNIHFSNRLAGFLLGESNKSVNGLNLIEILAERKADSKSLRLIIDGNPGLQPQRTTISLPDKDDSITLSFTMIPYQDADSSQQQFSIFIEDLTGKNALSETIESYTENLESMVKNKTKEIQAMQLKMIDAERTAAMISTAGGIAHELRQPLTAIIGASELLTDNPSKTLGDRQERKLKMIYHQSLRMADIIKKMEELVSYQTKDYVTGTKILDINGASKQQ from the coding sequence ATGACTACTCCCAAAACCACATTGAACCAACTGGAAGAATTTTTCCAGCAGAAAAATTCAGGAAATCTTTTTCAGCGGCTGGAGATTCCATCCCCGGATGACCCACTCTATCTTTTGTGCACCCGAATCAATCAATTTTTAGAACGACTTTCAACCCCAGCCGTTGCAAAAAACCTCCACAACCCGTTATTAACAACAATCCTGGAAAATGCCCCCTATGGAATCATCAATATCGATGCCCACGGGAACATACATTTCAGCAATCGGCTGGCTGGTTTTCTACTCGGGGAGTCAAACAAATCAGTAAACGGCTTAAATCTCATCGAAATCCTGGCAGAAAGAAAGGCCGACAGCAAAAGTCTTCGCCTGATCATTGACGGGAATCCCGGATTACAGCCACAACGGACAACTATTTCCTTACCTGACAAAGATGACTCCATCACCCTTTCTTTTACCATGATACCATACCAGGATGCTGATAGCAGTCAACAGCAGTTTTCCATTTTCATCGAGGATTTAACCGGGAAAAACGCCCTGTCAGAGACGATAGAATCCTACACCGAAAACCTGGAATCCATGGTCAAGAACAAAACCAAAGAAATTCAAGCCATGCAGCTTAAAATGATTGACGCTGAACGGACCGCCGCAATGATCAGCACGGCGGGAGGCATCGCCCATGAATTGAGGCAACCATTAACAGCCATTATCGGTGCTTCAGAGCTGCTAACTGATAATCCCAGCAAAACCCTGGGTGACCGCCAGGAAAGAAAGCTCAAGATGATTTACCACCAATCCTTGCGGATGGCAGACATTATTAAAAAGATGGAAGAACTGGTATCATATCAAACCAAAGACTATGTCACCGGGACAAAAATCCTGGATATCAATGGGGCCAGCAAGCAGCAATAA
- a CDS encoding zinc ribbon domain-containing protein, with the protein MPIYEYCCQKCGHCFEVLQKMGEVGDSLTCPQCGAPKPAKKVTACSISHSSSSTGSCAANSGFS; encoded by the coding sequence ATGCCTATTTATGAATATTGTTGTCAGAAATGCGGTCATTGTTTTGAAGTGCTGCAAAAAATGGGAGAGGTAGGTGACTCATTGACCTGTCCTCAGTGTGGGGCGCCGAAACCGGCTAAAAAGGTGACAGCCTGCTCTATTTCCCACAGTTCATCTTCAACGGGCTCTTGTGCTGCTAATAGCGGTTTTTCATGA